The Anaerolineae bacterium genome segment CGCATTTTTTTGTTAATAGCGGGTTGCAGAGTTTTTAATCACAAGGGGTTATGCGCAATATTTTTTAAATAAGCAGGACTTGTATCTTTACGACCCTGACAATAAAACCAGCGATTTTCACCAAAGGCATGTTGTTTTCACCGCCTAACCATCCAGTTTTTCAAGCCGGTAGCGCAGTGAATCAAAACTTATATTAAGAAGTTTAGCGGCCTTTGTTTTTGAACTATTTGCCTTTTGAAGAGCTTTCTTTATCAAAAGCCTCTCGACCTTTACCAGCTCCTCATTAAGATCAATGCCTTCCTCAGGGATATCGATATTTAAAGCATTATCCTGACCCTGTCCGCTGTCTTCGGGCATAACAAGGTTTTCCGGCAGGATTATATTAGTAGCCTCAAGCGCCACACTTCTTTCAATAATATTTTCCAGCTCCCTTACATTTCCGGGAAAAGGATGCTGCATAAGAAGCTGAAGCGCATAAGGAGAGATCTTTTTAATCTCCTTTTTAAATTCTTTTGAATACTTTTCTATAAAATAGCTCGCCAGCAGAGGAATGTCTTCATTCCTTTCCCTTAACGGCGGGATTTTTAAGGGGATTACATTAAGCCTGTAATATAAATCTTCCCTAAAACCACCATTTTTAACCTGTTGCTCCAGATTCTGATTTGTTGCGGATATAATCCTTACATCCACCTTGATATCTTCTGTCCCGCCTATCCTTCTGAAGGTTTTTTCCTGAACCACCCGAAGAAGTTTTACCTGAAGAAACGGCGGCAGTTCGCCAATCTCGTCAAGAAAAATCGTTCCCTTGTGGGCAACCTCAAAAAGACCGACCTTATCAGCAGTAGCTCCACTGAATGATCCCTTCATATAACCGAACAGTTCGCTTTCAAGGAGGTTTTCCGGTATGCCCCCGCAGTTTATAACAACAAATGATTCATCTTTTCTGGAACTGTTTTCATGAATGGCCATGGCTACCAGCTCTTTGCCTGTGCCGCTTTCGCCGGTAATAAGAATGTTGGCGGCAGTATCCGCCACTTTTTTAACAAGTGAATAGACCTTTAGCATCCCCTTGCTTTTCCCAATCATATTTCCAAAGGAAAGACCGTCCTCCACATCCTTCATAAAAACCGCGTCTTCCTCTTTAATACCCTTTTTGCTGAGCGCTTCCTTTATCACAGCCTTGAGGTCCTCAACATCAAAATTCTTCTCAAGATAGTCGTATGCGCCCTCCTTCATTGCGGCAACGGCTGTTTCCCCTGAAGCAAAAGCTGTTATTAATATGACCATTGTTTCCGGTGAAATCTCCTTGATAGTTTTCAAAACATCGATTCCATCGACTTTAGGCATCTTCAAATCAGTAATTGCCAGGTCAAATTTATGTTTTTTGCAGAGGCCAAGCGCCTCTTTGCCTCCTGAAACAGAGGTAACCTTGTATCCTTCTCTGGCAAGCAATATCTCTAAAAATTCTCTCATGCCCTGATCATCATCAACAACAAGAATCTTCGCCATCTAAGGTCTCCTCTTGCGGCAGCAAAACTATACAATCCGTGCCTTTTCCTGGTTTGCTTTTGATTGTGATCTTGCCCATGTGGCTTTCCACAATCCTGTTTGCAATTGCCATTCCAAGGCCTGTGCCGTTTTCCTTTGTTGTGTAAAAAGGTTCAAATACTTTGTCTTGATTTTTTGCTTCGATCCCAAAGCCATTATCGCTTATAAGTATCTCAAGATATTTTTCCCCGTCATTAAGAACCTGCCTGGTTTCTATTTTCAGTATGCCTTTCTCAGGCATCGCCTGAACAGCATTTAAAATCAGGTTCCAGATTACCTGTCTTATCTCCGCCTTGTTTGCATATATATTGGCCTGATCGCATAAATTTTTAATTACTTCGATATGTTCGTCCCATTCGGGGCTAAAGTGAATAGATTCAAGGACATCATCTATAATAGTTTTAACGTCAATATCTTTTCGCTCAGACTGCTTGGGTCGCGCCAGAAGAAGGAAGTCTTTAACAAAGCCTTCAAGCCGATCCTTTCCTCTTAAAACTATCTGCATAAGCCTTCTGTCTGTTTGGTCCAGCTTTAAACCTTTGCTCAACATCTGAATCGGCCCGCTGATTGATGCAAGAGGGTTTCTTATTTCATGGGCAAGGCTGGCGGCCATTTCACCAACAAATACAAGTCTTTTGTTTTTTTCAATCTGAGCTTCCATTGCTTTAATAACCGTCAAATCCTGAAAGATCAGAATGTCACCTATTTTTTCTCTGTTGCCGTCAACAAGTGGGGAAACAGAACAACCCAGTATCTTTCCTGAATCCGCAACTTCAAATCTGCGACCGTTCTTCCATTGACCTTTGTTATTCAATATTTTTGAAAGAACAGGAAAGACATCATCGATTTTTTTGTTTATAATTTCGGAACACAAAAAATCGGTGATCCTTTCAGCTTCGGTGTTAAAGGATTTTATATTTCCATGGAGATCGACTGTTAAAATACCTGTATTTACAGACTCGATTATACTTTTATGCAGCAGGTCAAGCTGATCAAAAGCGCTTTGCTTTTCCGTTAGAAGTTCTCTGGTCTTTTTTTCCTGTTTAACGGCAAAACTTGTCAGCAACGCGATAATATAAAAAGATATAATGTGGACAAAAATTCTCGAAAACACATAACCGGCATCAAAGTCGTAATCATAACCCCATTGATATACCGGTTGAATAAAACCGTAATACTCGAGATCAAGCAGCAGACCGTAAAATATACTGCTGACAGAAGCTGATATCAACCCTCCTCTGCCTGCCAGAAAGAGGGTTGAATAGATAATGACCAGGGGATAAAAGATGGAATAGATGCTCTCGGTTCCGCCTGTTACATATACAAGCCCTGTTATCAGCGAAAGGTCTAAAATGCTTTGCAGGTATATGTTTACCCTGATGTTTTTTATTATCCTTGGAATAAAAAGGCAGGCAAAAGAGAAAAGATACGTTAATGCTACAATTAAATATACCGGCACAAACGCTGTCTGCGAAGATGATCCTGCTGCTTTAATCCGTATAAAGGTTGCAATGCCGAGCATGAAGGTTGCAATTACAACCCTGAAAAATATCAACCACCCAAGTCTTCTTTTCAGAGGATTATCTTCCAAACACGACCTTCCCGCCTACCATGGTAAGAACCGCTTTTCCTTTCATATTCCAACCGTCAAAGGGGGTATTGCGACTCAGCGATTGAAAGCCGCCGGCATCCACCTTATAGGTTATGTCGGGGTCTATGATGGTTATATCGGCAGGCTTGCCTTTTTTTATGCCATGATCAAGTCCTAAAATACGGGCAGGATTTGTCGACATCTTTGCAATAAGATCAACAATTGTTATTACGCCCTTTTCAACCAGCTTCAAGCCCA includes the following:
- a CDS encoding ATP-binding protein, translated to MEDNPLKRRLGWLIFFRVVIATFMLGIATFIRIKAAGSSSQTAFVPVYLIVALTYLFSFACLFIPRIIKNIRVNIYLQSILDLSLITGLVYVTGGTESIYSIFYPLVIIYSTLFLAGRGGLISASVSSIFYGLLLDLEYYGFIQPVYQWGYDYDFDAGYVFSRIFVHIISFYIIALLTSFAVKQEKKTRELLTEKQSAFDQLDLLHKSIIESVNTGILTVDLHGNIKSFNTEAERITDFLCSEIINKKIDDVFPVLSKILNNKGQWKNGRRFEVADSGKILGCSVSPLVDGNREKIGDILIFQDLTVIKAMEAQIEKNKRLVFVGEMAASLAHEIRNPLASISGPIQMLSKGLKLDQTDRRLMQIVLRGKDRLEGFVKDFLLLARPKQSERKDIDVKTIIDDVLESIHFSPEWDEHIEVIKNLCDQANIYANKAEIRQVIWNLILNAVQAMPEKGILKIETRQVLNDGEKYLEILISDNGFGIEAKNQDKVFEPFYTTKENGTGLGMAIANRIVESHMGKITIKSKPGKGTDCIVLLPQEETLDGEDSCC
- a CDS encoding sigma-54 dependent transcriptional regulator, with the translated sequence MAKILVVDDDQGMREFLEILLAREGYKVTSVSGGKEALGLCKKHKFDLAITDLKMPKVDGIDVLKTIKEISPETMVILITAFASGETAVAAMKEGAYDYLEKNFDVEDLKAVIKEALSKKGIKEEDAVFMKDVEDGLSFGNMIGKSKGMLKVYSLVKKVADTAANILITGESGTGKELVAMAIHENSSRKDESFVVINCGGIPENLLESELFGYMKGSFSGATADKVGLFEVAHKGTIFLDEIGELPPFLQVKLLRVVQEKTFRRIGGTEDIKVDVRIISATNQNLEQQVKNGGFREDLYYRLNVIPLKIPPLRERNEDIPLLASYFIEKYSKEFKKEIKKISPYALQLLMQHPFPGNVRELENIIERSVALEATNIILPENLVMPEDSGQGQDNALNIDIPEEGIDLNEELVKVERLLIKKALQKANSSKTKAAKLLNISFDSLRYRLEKLDG